From the Acidicapsa ligni genome, one window contains:
- a CDS encoding putative bifunctional diguanylate cyclase/phosphodiesterase: MVSRDLRLLHDVYAIDVQGIRLEGELQYEIQKSRRRFLRILLGTGKPDQLQREIQMLNQGDATVELLSSQVSQLGIPSSSQELFQQKWGQYKTKRDLLIKTEMRSQTPKSYGAHEGLGKEEFFPVEQAVNDASTAFEKASAEHIQEVSNALNGALHELVALLAITLASLSLLIWIDWKRIRTEKQLKRATHDLLVSESRFHQAYESASVGMGIFKLDGTILSMNQKAAEILGYEIDELIGTKGDAFVAPEFRKNHEQRIDLMPGSTEASYQAERKVIRKDGKTVWVRNSVALLNTAEGEPHFFSITEEITRQKEANDRLAYLANFDPVTNLPNLHYFEEILAAELEKCAPGEGCIALLYLEIDSFDFVKGTFGRTVADEILNEVGASLSQFRQEGEVIARLDDHVFGVLLRAAPYDEATLARATQLREVFHRASQFSKHRIPLSASIGIAYSSDAGRDIGSLRRGSVGADADTLLKYARAAMLEARSRGGDSIFLADPALQERAAQRHQIESALLRGLRENEFTVVFQPQFLVVTGRLVRFEALCRWHSAELGTIPPDRFIPIAEQTGLITEIGRRVLHEALIQARNWTDSGRRIGVAVNISPMQFMRPDFTHIITEILALTRFPPSLLELEITEGIFIRDLNLAVSRIRELQRLGLSVALDDFGTGYSSLSYLQRMPIDAVKLDRSFVRDLTTDQATVSMVRSVLAMAKALNLRVVTEGVETEQQLEILRSLGCDEAQGFLLGRPETAEMALRRVLESPLQSIGTLA, translated from the coding sequence ATGGTCAGCCGTGACCTCAGGTTGTTGCATGATGTGTATGCGATTGATGTGCAGGGAATTCGCCTTGAAGGTGAACTGCAATACGAGATTCAGAAGAGCCGCCGCAGGTTTCTTCGCATCCTGCTGGGGACAGGCAAGCCAGACCAGTTGCAGCGCGAGATTCAAATGCTGAACCAGGGGGATGCCACAGTTGAGTTGTTGTCGAGCCAGGTATCACAACTCGGTATTCCCAGCAGCAGTCAGGAGCTGTTCCAACAAAAGTGGGGACAATATAAAACGAAACGAGATCTGCTCATTAAGACAGAAATGCGCAGCCAGACGCCGAAATCGTATGGGGCGCATGAGGGATTGGGAAAAGAAGAATTCTTCCCGGTAGAGCAGGCCGTGAATGATGCAAGCACCGCCTTTGAGAAAGCCTCCGCCGAACATATTCAGGAAGTCTCGAACGCTCTCAACGGAGCATTGCACGAGTTGGTTGCGCTGCTGGCAATCACCCTTGCCTCGCTGTCTCTTCTCATCTGGATAGACTGGAAGCGGATTCGCACCGAAAAACAGTTGAAGCGAGCCACCCATGATTTGCTGGTAAGTGAGAGCCGATTTCATCAGGCATATGAATCCGCATCCGTCGGAATGGGAATTTTCAAGCTGGACGGGACGATTCTCTCCATGAATCAAAAAGCAGCCGAGATCCTGGGATATGAAATCGACGAACTGATCGGCACAAAAGGAGATGCTTTTGTGGCGCCGGAATTCCGGAAAAATCATGAGCAGCGGATTGACTTGATGCCCGGGAGTACCGAAGCCTCGTATCAGGCAGAGCGTAAGGTTATCCGCAAAGATGGAAAAACCGTATGGGTGCGCAATAGCGTCGCATTGCTCAACACCGCTGAGGGCGAACCGCATTTCTTCTCTATTACCGAAGAGATTACGCGCCAGAAAGAGGCGAATGATCGTCTCGCGTACCTGGCCAATTTTGACCCTGTAACGAATCTTCCGAATCTCCATTACTTCGAAGAGATTCTCGCCGCCGAGCTTGAGAAATGTGCGCCCGGCGAGGGATGCATCGCCCTTTTGTATCTCGAAATCGACAGCTTCGACTTTGTGAAAGGTACCTTCGGGCGCACAGTTGCGGACGAGATATTGAATGAGGTTGGAGCCAGCCTCTCCCAATTCCGCCAGGAGGGAGAAGTGATCGCCAGACTGGATGACCACGTCTTCGGAGTGTTGCTTCGTGCTGCTCCCTATGACGAGGCAACACTCGCGCGGGCGACGCAACTGCGTGAGGTCTTTCATCGCGCCAGCCAATTCAGCAAGCATCGCATTCCTCTATCGGCGAGTATTGGAATTGCTTATTCCAGCGATGCAGGCCGGGATATCGGCAGCCTGCGCCGTGGCTCTGTGGGAGCCGACGCCGACACGCTGCTGAAATACGCCCGCGCAGCCATGTTGGAAGCTCGCTCGCGTGGAGGCGATTCGATCTTTCTGGCCGATCCGGCATTGCAGGAGCGCGCCGCGCAGCGCCATCAGATTGAGTCCGCTCTTTTACGTGGCTTGCGTGAAAACGAATTCACCGTCGTATTCCAACCACAGTTTCTGGTGGTGACTGGGCGGCTGGTTCGTTTCGAGGCGCTATGCCGCTGGCATAGTGCGGAGCTGGGCACGATTCCTCCAGACAGATTTATCCCAATCGCCGAGCAGACCGGACTCATCACGGAAATCGGTCGCCGGGTCTTGCATGAAGCACTGATCCAGGCCAGGAATTGGACTGACTCCGGCCGCCGGATCGGTGTTGCAGTGAATATCTCTCCGATGCAGTTCATGCGGCCCGACTTCACCCACATCATCACCGAGATCCTCGCCCTTACCCGATTTCCCCCCTCACTTCTGGAGCTGGAAATCACCGAAGGTATTTTCATCCGCGACCTGAATCTGGCAGTCTCGCGAATTCGCGAACTGCAGCGATTAGGGCTGAGCGTTGCCCTAGATGACTTTGGCACAGGGTATTCCTCCCTGAGCTATCTGCAGCGTATGCCCATCGATGCAGTCAAGCTTGATCGGTCGTTTGTGAGAGATCTGACAACGGATCAAGCCACCGTCAGCATGGTCAGGTCCGTGCTCGCTATGGCTAAGGCGCTCAATCTGCGCGTCGTGACCGAGGGTGTTGAAACTGAACAGCAGCTCGAAATCCTGCGCTCGCTTGGTTGTGATGAAGCGCAGGGATTTCTTCTGGGCAGGCCGGAAACTGCGGAGATGGCGCTGCGTCGCGTCCTCGAAAGCCCCTTGCAATCCATAGGAACGCTGGCGTAA